A single region of the Streptomyces sp. ITFR-16 genome encodes:
- a CDS encoding histidine kinase: MQWVLTLFVIGAAFATVRPLGLEGRGLAVAALLVVNSLALAARHLPEAGVPPRADLVWMTLGIVAAAALIGVSRSGSSYLFAYFLVGHAGFRLPVGRAVTLAVLCSLLCGGVLYFRIGPGHHLLPWALGLTTGLPVVVGIVNRSRRRAVTAAIEAAESAERAARAEARTAVLTERGRIARDVHDVLAHSLAGINMQLELADALLDTGDLEKVRAANQKAHSMVKESLKQAQWTVHALREDSLPLVESLTALIDSSGHRDALTVTGTVREVPSRATQNLLRIAQESLTNAARHAPGGEVRVELAFAAGSTTLKVRNSPATRAVRTGVGSGMGLIGMRERAALLGGTITAGPVTEGPDEGGWQVEAVIPG; the protein is encoded by the coding sequence GTGCAGTGGGTTCTGACACTGTTCGTGATCGGCGCCGCCTTCGCGACGGTCCGCCCGCTCGGTCTCGAAGGCCGGGGTCTCGCGGTCGCGGCGCTCCTCGTGGTCAACTCCCTGGCGCTGGCGGCCCGGCACCTGCCCGAGGCCGGGGTCCCGCCCCGCGCGGACCTGGTCTGGATGACGCTCGGCATCGTCGCCGCGGCCGCCCTGATCGGCGTCAGCCGCAGCGGTTCGAGCTACCTCTTCGCGTACTTCCTCGTGGGCCACGCCGGATTCCGGCTGCCGGTCGGGCGGGCCGTCACCCTCGCGGTGCTGTGCAGCCTGCTGTGCGGCGGCGTCCTGTACTTCCGCATCGGCCCCGGCCACCACCTGCTGCCCTGGGCCCTCGGCCTGACCACCGGCCTCCCGGTCGTGGTGGGGATCGTCAACCGCAGCCGCCGGCGCGCCGTGACGGCGGCGATCGAGGCGGCCGAGTCCGCCGAGCGGGCGGCCCGCGCCGAGGCCCGTACCGCCGTCCTGACCGAGCGCGGCCGGATCGCCCGTGATGTGCACGACGTCCTCGCCCACTCCCTGGCCGGCATCAACATGCAGCTGGAACTGGCGGACGCGCTGCTCGACACCGGAGATCTGGAGAAGGTCCGCGCGGCGAACCAGAAGGCGCACAGCATGGTCAAGGAGAGCCTGAAACAGGCCCAGTGGACCGTGCACGCCCTGCGCGAGGACTCCCTGCCCCTGGTCGAGAGCCTGACCGCGCTGATCGACTCCTCGGGACACCGCGACGCCCTCACCGTCACCGGGACCGTCCGGGAGGTGCCGTCCCGGGCCACGCAGAACCTGCTGCGGATCGCTCAGGAGTCGCTGACCAACGCCGCGCGGCACGCGCCCGGCGGCGAGGTCAGGGTGGAGCTGGCGTTCGCCGCCGGATCGACGACACTGAAGGTCCGCAACAGTCCGGCGACCCGTGCGGTGCGCACGGGCGTCGGCAGCGGGATGGGGCTGATCGGCATGCGCGAGAGGGCCGCCCTGCTGGGCGGGACGATCACCGCGGGCCCGGTCACCGAGGGACCGGACGAGGGCGGCTGGCAAGTGGAGGCAGTGATTCCGGGATGA
- a CDS encoding maleylpyruvate isomerase family mycothiol-dependent enzyme has translation MTGGRPTELPEGLADAIRTTAEEIAELLRGAPDTGAPVPGLTWTVGEVAAHLAQANALMAELAAGRTIGHGDGTPQSIAAANEQALAAFGERAAHPLAAMIVEQSAACLDAMAGRSGDEILMTPMGPMNRAVLGSYLLTHMLGHGYDLARALKRPHMVDRARVALTLPFMVEAMPRVADAAAAAGLNARYTVRLWGGGRFGVTFVDGAVTADHRPPGRPDCTISIEPVTFLLMALGRCAPMGAMARGRVLAWGRKPWIGPRFPEYFKAP, from the coding sequence GTGACCGGAGGGCGCCCCACCGAACTGCCCGAAGGGCTGGCCGACGCGATACGGACGACGGCCGAGGAGATCGCGGAGCTGCTGCGCGGCGCCCCGGACACGGGCGCTCCCGTACCGGGCCTGACCTGGACGGTGGGGGAGGTGGCCGCGCACCTGGCCCAGGCCAACGCGCTGATGGCCGAGCTCGCCGCCGGGCGGACCATCGGCCACGGCGACGGCACCCCGCAGAGCATCGCCGCCGCCAACGAACAGGCCCTCGCGGCGTTCGGCGAGCGCGCGGCCCACCCCCTCGCCGCGATGATCGTCGAGCAGTCCGCCGCCTGCCTGGACGCGATGGCCGGGCGGTCCGGCGACGAGATCCTGATGACGCCGATGGGCCCCATGAACCGCGCGGTGCTCGGCTCCTACCTCCTGACCCACATGCTGGGCCACGGGTACGACCTGGCCCGCGCCCTGAAGCGCCCGCACATGGTCGACCGGGCCCGGGTCGCGCTGACGCTCCCGTTCATGGTCGAGGCCATGCCCCGGGTCGCCGACGCAGCCGCCGCGGCGGGGCTGAACGCCCGTTACACGGTGCGGCTGTGGGGCGGCGGCCGGTTCGGGGTGACGTTCGTGGACGGCGCGGTGACCGCGGACCACCGGCCGCCTGGCCGCCCGGACTGCACGATCTCCATCGAGCCGGTCACGTTCCTGCTGATGGCGCTCGGCCGCTGCGCGCCGATGGGCGCCATGGCCAGGGGCCGCGTCCTCGCATGGGGCCGCAAGCCCTGGATCGGCCCCCGCTTCCCGGAGTACTTCAAGGCGCCGTGA
- a CDS encoding cytochrome P450, with amino-acid sequence MNCPHAAAAAAHDGGTVVIDPMVQDLDGETARLREAGPLARIELLGVPAWTLTRHADARRLLVDPRLVKDLDAWGLWQSGEVTHAWPLIGMIDAGRSMFTVDGEEHRRLRTKTSQALTPRRLEAIRPDIEKFTEELLDALAEGGRDGAVVDLKSVFAQPLPMRVVGMLMGVDPAANAMLTRQYKAFFSMLTPQDERLALLADLDVFYAGLVREKTARPTDDLTSALILADEGGAPLTEEEVVGNLKAMVAAGHETTIGLILNAVRALLAHPGQLRTVLDGEVSWETVIEETLRWDTPTTHLLMRFATEDIEVGDGVIAKGEGVVVSYRAIGRDPEQHGPDADAFDITRPTPVRHMTFGHGPHICPGAALSRIEAGIALPALFARFPELRLAVPDAELRKLPVMTQNDMEAFPVLLNA; translated from the coding sequence GTGAACTGCCCCCACGCCGCTGCGGCAGCGGCCCACGACGGCGGAACCGTCGTCATCGACCCGATGGTCCAGGACCTGGACGGTGAGACGGCACGGCTGCGCGAGGCCGGACCGCTGGCCCGGATCGAGCTGCTCGGCGTACCGGCCTGGACCCTCACCCGGCACGCGGACGCCCGCCGGCTCCTGGTCGATCCACGGCTGGTCAAGGACCTCGACGCCTGGGGCCTGTGGCAGAGCGGCGAGGTCACGCACGCGTGGCCGCTCATCGGGATGATCGACGCGGGCCGGTCCATGTTCACCGTCGACGGTGAAGAGCACCGGCGGCTGCGGACCAAGACCTCCCAGGCGCTCACGCCCCGCCGGCTGGAGGCGATCCGTCCCGACATCGAGAAGTTCACCGAGGAACTGCTGGACGCGCTCGCCGAGGGCGGCAGGGACGGGGCGGTCGTCGACCTCAAGTCCGTCTTCGCGCAGCCGCTGCCCATGCGGGTCGTCGGCATGCTGATGGGCGTCGATCCCGCCGCGAACGCCATGCTGACGCGCCAGTACAAGGCCTTCTTCTCGATGCTCACCCCGCAGGACGAGCGCCTGGCCCTCCTCGCCGACCTGGACGTCTTCTACGCCGGGCTCGTACGCGAGAAGACCGCCCGGCCCACCGACGACCTCACCTCCGCGCTGATCCTGGCCGACGAGGGCGGTGCGCCGCTGACCGAGGAAGAGGTGGTCGGCAACCTCAAGGCGATGGTCGCGGCCGGGCACGAGACCACGATCGGGCTCATCCTCAACGCGGTACGCGCCCTGCTGGCCCACCCCGGCCAGCTGCGGACCGTCCTCGACGGGGAGGTCTCCTGGGAGACCGTGATCGAGGAGACGCTGCGGTGGGACACCCCGACCACCCATCTGCTGATGCGGTTCGCCACCGAGGACATCGAGGTGGGCGACGGGGTCATCGCCAAGGGCGAGGGCGTGGTCGTCTCCTACCGGGCGATCGGCCGCGACCCCGAGCAGCACGGCCCCGACGCCGACGCCTTCGACATCACCCGCCCCACCCCCGTCCGGCACATGACCTTCGGCCACGGCCCGCACATCTGCCCCGGCGCGGCGCTCTCCCGCATCGAGGCGGGGATCGCCCTGCCGGCGCTCTTCGCCCGCTTCCCGGAGCTGCGGCTCGCCGTGCCGGACGCGGAACTGCGCAAGCTGCCCGTGATGACGCAGAACGACATGGAGGCGTTCCCCGTTCTGCTCAACGCCTGA
- a CDS encoding response regulator transcription factor: MNEPMRSTGRLRVVVADDQAAVREPLAAVLGLAEDIDVVAAAADGTEVLAAVAAGPVDVVLMDLRMPVMDGTEATRRLTEEHPEVAVVVLTTFADDDSVLAALSAGARGYLTKNAGRRDITRAIRAAAAGQSVLDREVQDRLLATVRTKSPAPGQQLPADLTPREREVLTLIGRGLPNRAIAEKLFISEATVKTHINNLFAKADIKDRADAVRRAIGAGLA, from the coding sequence ATGAACGAACCGATGCGGAGCACCGGGCGGTTGCGGGTCGTGGTGGCCGACGACCAGGCCGCCGTACGCGAGCCACTGGCCGCGGTCCTCGGCCTGGCCGAGGACATCGACGTCGTCGCGGCCGCCGCGGACGGTACGGAGGTGCTCGCCGCGGTCGCCGCCGGGCCGGTGGACGTGGTCCTCATGGACCTGCGGATGCCCGTCATGGACGGCACCGAGGCGACCCGGCGGCTCACCGAGGAGCACCCGGAGGTGGCCGTCGTGGTCCTGACCACCTTCGCCGACGACGACTCCGTCCTCGCCGCGCTGAGCGCGGGGGCCCGCGGCTACCTCACCAAGAACGCGGGGCGTCGAGACATCACCCGCGCGATCCGCGCCGCCGCCGCCGGACAGTCCGTGCTCGACCGCGAGGTCCAGGACCGCCTCCTCGCCACGGTCCGCACCAAGTCCCCGGCGCCCGGACAGCAGCTGCCCGCCGACCTCACGCCCCGCGAGCGCGAGGTCCTCACCCTGATCGGCCGGGGCCTGCCGAACCGGGCCATCGCGGAGAAGCTCTTCATCAGCGAGGCCACGGTGAAGACGCACATCAACAATCTCTTCGCCAAGGCGGACATCAAGGACCGCGCCGACGCGGTACGCCGTGCGATCGGGGCGGGCCTGGCCTGA
- a CDS encoding cytochrome P450 gives MSRPSSAEPASAPAPPPGCPAHTGAVPLDGPGFRTDPHAVYRAMRRDHGPVVPVELPGGFPAWLVIGYRELHQVTSDGGLFPRDVGLWNQWPHIPDDWPLLPMVGRPLPSVYFSAGEEHRRHARMVGPVLEAADPFEIRRHCEQLADRLIDEMCGRGTADLVADFCEPLPVLVLARLVGFPDAEGAGIARVLKDLADGGPDAQSAHLRFGEHMARLLAAKRTEPGNDVTSRMLAFPEAFTDEEYVLDLMAVTAAGHLTTADWISNSLRLMLTEDEFADSMAGGRRSIGEAMNEVLWEDTPTQILAGRWAVRDTDLGGQRIGAGDMLLLGLGAANTDPLIRQGVFGAGAAARGGNGAHLAFSHGEYRCPFPAQEIAETIARTGIEVLLDRLPDLRLDVPVGALVRRPSAFLRGTVSLPVRFTPVRTTGDLS, from the coding sequence ATGTCGCGCCCTTCTTCCGCCGAGCCCGCGTCCGCCCCCGCGCCGCCTCCCGGCTGTCCGGCGCACACCGGGGCCGTACCGCTCGACGGGCCCGGCTTCCGGACCGACCCGCACGCCGTCTACCGCGCCATGCGGCGCGACCACGGCCCCGTCGTCCCCGTGGAACTCCCGGGCGGGTTCCCCGCCTGGCTGGTCATCGGGTACCGCGAGCTCCACCAAGTCACCAGTGACGGCGGGCTGTTCCCGCGCGATGTGGGCCTGTGGAACCAGTGGCCGCACATTCCGGACGACTGGCCCCTGCTGCCGATGGTGGGGCGCCCGCTGCCCTCGGTCTACTTCAGCGCGGGCGAGGAGCACCGGCGCCACGCCCGCATGGTCGGGCCGGTGCTCGAGGCCGCCGACCCGTTCGAGATCCGCAGGCACTGCGAGCAGTTGGCCGACCGGCTCATCGACGAGATGTGCGGCCGGGGCACGGCCGACCTGGTCGCCGACTTCTGCGAGCCCCTTCCCGTCCTCGTCCTCGCCCGCCTTGTCGGGTTCCCCGACGCCGAAGGCGCCGGCATCGCCCGGGTGTTGAAGGACCTGGCCGACGGCGGCCCGGACGCGCAGAGCGCCCATCTGCGGTTCGGGGAACACATGGCCCGGCTGCTTGCCGCGAAACGGACCGAGCCCGGGAACGACGTGACCTCCCGCATGCTCGCCTTCCCCGAGGCGTTCACCGACGAGGAGTACGTGCTCGACCTGATGGCCGTCACGGCCGCCGGGCACCTCACCACCGCCGACTGGATCAGCAACTCCCTGCGGCTCATGCTCACCGAGGACGAGTTCGCCGACTCCATGGCCGGCGGCCGGCGCAGCATCGGCGAGGCCATGAACGAGGTGCTCTGGGAGGACACGCCCACCCAGATCCTCGCCGGACGCTGGGCCGTACGCGACACCGACCTCGGCGGACAGCGGATCGGGGCCGGGGACATGCTGCTGCTCGGACTGGGCGCGGCGAACACCGATCCCCTCATCCGCCAGGGCGTCTTTGGCGCCGGAGCGGCGGCGCGGGGCGGCAACGGCGCCCATCTCGCCTTCAGCCACGGCGAGTACCGGTGCCCCTTCCCCGCCCAGGAGATCGCCGAGACCATCGCCCGGACCGGCATCGAGGTCCTGCTCGACCGGCTGCCCGACCTCCGCCTCGACGTCCCCGTCGGCGCCCTCGTACGACGGCCCTCCGCGTTCCTGCGAGGCACTGTCTCGCTCCCTGTTCGGTTCACCCCCGTCCGTACGACAGGAGACCTCTCGTGA
- a CDS encoding alpha/beta fold hydrolase, which produces MPTSPPRPAGDVRIRLRYHTVHGYRRAYRIAGDGPALLLIHGIGGSSTTWEKLIPELARDHTVIAPDLLGHGASDKPRADYSVAGYANGIRDLLGVLGIDRATLIGHSLGGGVAMQFAYQFPEHTDRLILVSAGGVGREVTPVLRAVSLPGAELLLSMLRLPGMRGQVGLLTGLMKLLDTDLGQDASEMLNVVDALPDATSRAAFISTLRSVVDWRGQVITMLDRCYLAAGMPTQLIWGSRDSVVPVRHAHRAHAAMPGSRLEIFDGAGHFPFHSDPDRFCALVDHFIRTTTPADWSPERWRILLRKGRPGRPLGVVAQAHQRAVVRDLRVASERSAT; this is translated from the coding sequence CTGCCGACGAGCCCGCCCCGGCCGGCGGGCGACGTGCGGATCCGGCTCAGGTACCACACCGTCCACGGCTACCGCCGTGCCTACCGCATCGCCGGCGACGGACCGGCGCTCCTCCTCATCCACGGCATCGGGGGCTCCTCCACCACCTGGGAGAAGCTGATCCCCGAACTGGCCCGCGACCACACGGTGATCGCCCCCGACCTCCTGGGCCACGGCGCCTCCGACAAACCCCGGGCGGACTACTCCGTGGCCGGATACGCCAACGGGATACGGGACCTCCTCGGCGTCCTGGGCATCGACCGGGCCACCCTGATCGGCCACTCCCTGGGCGGCGGCGTCGCCATGCAGTTCGCCTACCAGTTCCCCGAGCACACGGACCGCCTCATCCTGGTCAGCGCGGGCGGGGTGGGCCGCGAGGTGACCCCGGTCCTGCGCGCGGTGTCGCTGCCCGGCGCGGAACTCCTGCTCTCGATGCTCCGCCTCCCGGGCATGCGCGGCCAGGTCGGCCTGCTCACCGGCCTGATGAAGCTCCTGGACACCGACCTGGGCCAGGACGCCTCGGAGATGCTCAACGTCGTGGACGCCCTGCCGGACGCGACGTCCCGCGCCGCGTTCATCAGCACCCTGCGCTCGGTGGTCGACTGGCGCGGCCAGGTGATCACCATGCTCGACCGCTGCTATCTCGCCGCCGGCATGCCCACCCAGCTGATCTGGGGCTCCCGCGACAGCGTGGTCCCGGTCCGCCACGCCCACCGCGCCCACGCGGCGATGCCGGGCAGCCGCCTGGAGATCTTCGACGGCGCCGGCCACTTCCCCTTCCACAGCGACCCGGACCGCTTCTGCGCCCTGGTCGACCACTTCATCCGCACCACCACCCCGGCCGACTGGAGCCCCGAACGCTGGCGCATCCTCCTCCGCAAGGGCCGCCCCGGCCGCCCCCTGGGGGTGGTCGCCCAGGCCCACCAGCGCGCGGTGGTCCGCGACCTGCGAGTGGCGAGCGAACGGAGCGCCACGTAG
- a CDS encoding AAA family ATPase — translation MQGAASRGSVKKAEQAWTQAVMLMQRGDNAGAAAHFALATQHDPGAADAWLGLHKTGENQQESLDAMLRCSATFGALRTKFGLPFRSTFQIGHYVTFRLENARDLWLAAMSSLLDKKRLDEAWAGLSTAQLDCDETRFVCTRYAFVKEDWALVLRFATGIGDAFLYDEAQLYVGASLFAQGVYHEAVNVLTPLPRKLEAGSRFDAETKYFIGRSLEELGQHEEALKRYQYAFRCAPGLFDVDTRAQARPKPPPPVPVASVVPEPAPETPPAPPAAPPPPAAPKPSPAAAPGADGGTGSPTAEERARLLAEAQQSLDAMIGLQPVKRQVLTLIAQLRMSALREEQGLPGGARPRHFVFAGPPGTGKTTVARIIGKVFAGLGLLSSGHVIEAQRVDLVGQHLGSTAIKTSAVIDSALNGVLFIDEAYALSNSGYSGGDAFGDEALQVLLKRAEDDRDRLVVVLAGYRDEMAELLAANPGLVSRFNTRVDFPSYSAGELVLIARSVLASQGDEPDAGAVEVLGSLCTAIVDGGMADTVGNARFARELCQKASAQRDLRLYSAHTDSTPTREEMVTVLARDVVAAHDELMESHGLAGEAEGAGGNGS, via the coding sequence GTGCAGGGTGCCGCGAGCCGGGGGTCGGTCAAGAAGGCCGAGCAAGCGTGGACCCAGGCGGTGATGCTCATGCAGCGCGGGGACAACGCGGGGGCCGCCGCGCACTTCGCCCTCGCCACCCAGCACGACCCCGGCGCGGCCGACGCCTGGCTGGGGCTGCACAAGACCGGGGAGAACCAGCAGGAGTCGCTGGACGCGATGCTGCGCTGCTCGGCGACCTTCGGCGCGCTGCGGACGAAGTTCGGGCTGCCGTTCCGGTCCACGTTCCAGATCGGCCACTACGTCACCTTCCGGCTGGAGAACGCGCGCGATCTGTGGCTCGCCGCCATGTCCTCGCTCCTGGACAAGAAGCGGCTCGACGAGGCCTGGGCCGGGCTGTCCACCGCGCAGCTCGACTGCGACGAGACCCGGTTCGTCTGCACCCGCTACGCGTTCGTCAAGGAGGACTGGGCGCTCGTCCTGAGGTTCGCCACCGGCATCGGGGACGCCTTCCTGTACGACGAGGCGCAGTTGTACGTGGGGGCCTCGCTCTTCGCCCAGGGCGTCTACCACGAAGCCGTGAACGTGCTGACGCCGCTGCCCAGGAAGCTGGAAGCGGGCAGCCGGTTCGACGCCGAGACCAAGTACTTCATCGGGCGGTCGCTGGAGGAGCTGGGGCAGCACGAGGAGGCGTTGAAGCGGTACCAGTACGCCTTCCGGTGCGCGCCGGGGCTCTTCGACGTGGACACCCGCGCCCAGGCCCGGCCGAAGCCCCCGCCGCCCGTCCCGGTCGCCTCGGTCGTCCCCGAGCCGGCGCCCGAGACGCCCCCGGCACCCCCTGCCGCACCGCCGCCGCCGGCCGCGCCCAAGCCGTCCCCCGCTGCCGCCCCCGGCGCGGACGGCGGCACCGGCAGCCCGACCGCCGAGGAGCGGGCCCGGCTGCTGGCCGAGGCCCAGCAGTCGCTCGACGCGATGATCGGGCTCCAGCCCGTGAAGCGCCAAGTGCTTACGCTGATCGCCCAGTTGCGGATGTCCGCGCTGCGCGAGGAGCAGGGTCTCCCGGGCGGGGCGCGGCCCCGCCACTTCGTCTTCGCGGGGCCGCCCGGCACCGGCAAGACGACCGTGGCCCGGATCATCGGCAAGGTCTTCGCCGGGCTCGGACTGCTCAGCTCGGGCCATGTGATCGAGGCCCAGCGCGTGGACCTCGTCGGTCAGCACCTCGGCTCGACGGCCATCAAGACCAGCGCGGTCATCGACTCCGCGCTGAACGGGGTGCTGTTCATCGACGAGGCGTACGCCCTGTCCAACAGCGGCTACAGCGGCGGCGACGCGTTCGGCGACGAGGCGCTCCAGGTGCTCCTGAAGCGGGCCGAGGACGACCGGGACCGGCTCGTCGTCGTGCTCGCCGGATACCGTGACGAGATGGCCGAGCTGCTGGCGGCCAACCCCGGTCTGGTCTCCCGCTTCAACACCCGCGTCGACTTCCCCTCGTACTCCGCCGGGGAACTCGTCCTCATCGCCCGGTCCGTGCTGGCCTCCCAGGGCGACGAACCCGATGCCGGGGCCGTCGAGGTCCTCGGTTCCCTCTGCACGGCGATCGTGGACGGCGGGATGGCCGACACCGTGGGCAATGCCCGGTTCGCGCGCGAACTCTGCCAGAAGGCGTCCGCGCAGCGGGATCTGCGGCTGTACTCCGCCCACACCGACAGCACACCGACCCGGGAGGAGATGGTGACCGTGCTCGCCCGGGACGTGGTCGCCGCGCACGACGAGCTGATGGAGTCCCACGGTCTCGCGGGCGAGGCGGAGGGCGCGGGCGGGAACGGCTCCTAG
- a CDS encoding response regulator transcription factor, with amino-acid sequence MCANVIVAEDDEKQAELLRRYLEREGHSVTVTGDGLAALDAVRHREPDLLVLDVMMPRADGLDVVRVLRAEHRELPVLMLTARTTEDDLLLGLDLGADDYVTKPYSPRELMARVRTLLRRSRRGGAGGAGEAVPDDSGVLKVGALVVDPARHVVSVDGEAVECTPGEFRILSALAAEPDRVFSRQQLLAELHGFDRYISDRTVDVHVMNLRKKIEPAPRRPARLLTVFGVGYKLTDPARAAARASS; translated from the coding sequence GTGTGCGCAAACGTGATCGTCGCCGAAGACGACGAGAAGCAGGCCGAACTCCTCCGCCGCTACCTGGAGCGGGAGGGGCACTCCGTGACCGTGACCGGCGACGGTCTCGCGGCCCTCGACGCGGTCCGGCACCGGGAGCCCGACCTGCTGGTCCTGGACGTGATGATGCCCCGGGCCGACGGCCTCGACGTCGTACGCGTCCTGCGCGCGGAACACCGCGAGCTGCCCGTACTGATGCTGACGGCCCGCACCACCGAGGACGATCTGCTGCTCGGTCTGGACCTCGGTGCGGACGACTACGTGACCAAGCCGTACAGCCCGCGCGAGCTGATGGCCCGGGTGCGGACGCTGCTGCGCCGCAGCCGGCGCGGCGGCGCGGGCGGCGCAGGTGAGGCGGTTCCGGACGATTCCGGGGTGCTGAAGGTGGGCGCTCTGGTGGTCGATCCGGCCCGGCACGTGGTGTCGGTGGACGGCGAGGCGGTGGAGTGCACGCCCGGGGAGTTCAGGATCCTCTCCGCGCTCGCCGCCGAGCCCGACCGGGTCTTCTCCCGGCAGCAGCTCCTCGCCGAACTGCACGGCTTCGACCGCTACATCAGCGACCGGACCGTCGATGTGCACGTCATGAACCTGCGCAAGAAGATCGAGCCCGCCCCGCGCCGGCCGGCCCGGCTGCTCACCGTCTTCGGCGTCGGCTACAAGCTGACGGACCCGGCCAGGGCGGCGGCACGTGCCTCGTCGTGA
- a CDS encoding phosphocholine-specific phospholipase C translates to MAELNRRRLLKLAGGTVALSALSNSIARAASLPARGSTGTLQDVEHVVVLMQENRSFDHYFGTMKGVRGFGDPRPVTLPSGKPVWHQADSAGKEVLPFRPQADKLGLQFLQDLNHDWAGGHRAFNKGKYDQWVPAKTATTMAHLTREDIPFHYALADAFTVCDAYHCSFIGSTDPNRYYLWSGYTGNDGTGGGPVLGNDEAGYGWTTYPERLEKAGVSWKIYQDVGDGLDADGSWGWINDAYRGTYGDNSLLYFNSYRDAEPGDPLYDKARTGSDLKGGDGLLDDLKADIAAGTLPKVSWVVAPEAYSEHPNWPANYGAWYISQVLDALTADPEVWGRTALFITYDENDGFFDHVVPPYVPSGAAQGLSTVDTTADYFPGDARYSAGPYGLGQRVPMLVVSPWSTGGYACSEVFDHTSVIRFIEERFGVHEPNISPWRRAVCGDLTSAFDFGNADTSDVSLPSTAAYEPPDKGRHPDYVPAPPATGSVPKQERGARPTRPLPYAPLADGAADIAAGKYRLTFSGGAAAGAQFLVTSPNRTDGPWTYTTEAGKTIADSWNTVYSGGVTDLTVHGPNGFLRTFRGPGKTAGPEVTARHNGTTGGLDLTFTNAGAGTVNLTVRSAAGYGGADQTFAVRAGATVQHSLDLRESKRWYDVTVVSDADTTFLRRFAGHVETGESGTSDPGLVTG, encoded by the coding sequence ATGGCAGAACTCAACCGCCGCCGGCTCCTGAAACTCGCCGGCGGCACGGTCGCCCTCAGTGCGCTGTCGAACAGCATCGCCCGTGCCGCCTCCCTTCCGGCGCGGGGCAGTACGGGCACGCTCCAGGATGTCGAGCATGTCGTCGTACTGATGCAGGAGAATCGTTCCTTCGATCACTACTTCGGCACCATGAAGGGCGTGCGGGGGTTCGGTGATCCGCGGCCCGTCACGCTGCCCAGCGGGAAGCCGGTGTGGCATCAGGCGGACAGCGCCGGCAAGGAGGTGCTGCCCTTCCGGCCGCAGGCCGACAAGCTCGGGCTGCAGTTCCTCCAGGACCTGAACCACGACTGGGCGGGCGGGCACCGGGCGTTCAACAAGGGCAAGTACGACCAGTGGGTGCCCGCCAAGACGGCGACGACGATGGCCCACCTCACGCGTGAGGACATACCGTTCCACTACGCGCTGGCCGACGCGTTCACCGTCTGCGACGCGTACCACTGCTCGTTCATCGGATCGACCGACCCGAACCGCTACTACCTGTGGAGCGGGTACACCGGCAACGACGGCACCGGTGGCGGTCCCGTGCTCGGCAACGACGAGGCGGGGTACGGCTGGACGACCTACCCGGAGCGGCTGGAGAAGGCCGGGGTCTCCTGGAAGATCTACCAGGACGTGGGGGACGGGCTCGACGCCGACGGTTCCTGGGGCTGGATCAACGACGCCTACCGGGGGACGTACGGCGACAACTCGCTTCTCTACTTCAACAGTTACCGCGATGCCGAGCCGGGCGACCCTCTGTACGACAAGGCGCGGACCGGCTCCGACCTCAAGGGCGGGGACGGGCTCCTCGACGACCTGAAGGCCGACATCGCGGCCGGGACGCTGCCCAAGGTGTCCTGGGTCGTCGCCCCGGAGGCCTACAGCGAGCACCCCAACTGGCCCGCCAACTACGGTGCCTGGTACATCTCGCAGGTGCTCGACGCGCTGACCGCGGACCCGGAGGTCTGGGGCCGGACCGCGCTGTTCATCACGTACGACGAGAACGACGGCTTCTTCGACCACGTCGTGCCGCCGTACGTGCCGTCCGGGGCCGCCCAGGGGCTGTCCACCGTGGACACCACCGCCGACTACTTCCCGGGCGACGCGCGCTACTCGGCCGGCCCGTACGGGCTCGGCCAGCGGGTGCCGATGTTGGTGGTGTCTCCGTGGAGCACCGGTGGCTACGCCTGCTCGGAGGTCTTCGACCACACCTCCGTCATCCGGTTCATCGAAGAGCGCTTCGGGGTCCACGAGCCCAACATCTCGCCGTGGCGGCGGGCCGTCTGCGGCGACCTCACCTCCGCCTTCGACTTCGGGAACGCGGACACCTCGGACGTCTCCCTGCCGTCCACGGCCGCCTACGAGCCGCCGGACAAGGGACGCCACCCCGACTACGTACCGGCGCCGCCCGCGACCGGCAGTGTGCCCAAGCAGGAGCGCGGGGCACGTCCCACCCGTCCGCTGCCCTACGCGCCCCTGGCCGACGGGGCCGCCGACATCGCCGCCGGGAAGTACCGCCTGACCTTCAGCGGCGGGGCGGCGGCCGGTGCGCAGTTCCTGGTGACGTCCCCCAACCGCACCGACGGGCCCTGGACGTACACCACCGAGGCGGGCAAGACGATCGCGGACAGCTGGAACACCGTCTACTCCGGCGGAGTGACCGACCTCACCGTCCACGGGCCGAACGGCTTCCTGCGCACCTTCCGGGGCCCCGGCAAGACGGCCGGACCCGAGGTGACGGCACGTCACAACGGCACCACCGGAGGGCTGGACCTCACCTTCACCAACGCCGGCGCCGGCACCGTCAACCTGACCGTCCGCAGCGCGGCCGGCTACGGGGGAGCGGACCAGACGTTCGCCGTGCGCGCGGGTGCGACGGTGCAGCACTCCCTTGACCTGCGGGAAAGCAAGCGCTGGTACGACGTCACCGTCGTCTCCGACGCGGACACGACGTTCCTGCGGCGCTTCGCCGGGCACGTCGAGACGGGCGAGAGCGGCACCAGCGACCCCGGTCTCGTCACCGGCTGA